Proteins from one Fragaria vesca subsp. vesca linkage group LG6, FraVesHawaii_1.0, whole genome shotgun sequence genomic window:
- the LOC101294868 gene encoding protein CWC15 homolog A-like: MTTAARPTWAPAKGGNEQGGTRIFGPSQKYSSRDIASHTTLKPRRDGQDTQEELHKRNLQEELEDRERRHFSSKDKYSYDRDRSKRGSQLLLEGTRRDTEDRIVPRNVDADDSDLDVKSDDDSDEDDDDDEDDTEALLAELEQIKRERAEEKKRKEELQLAEELKVKEAELLKGNPLLNNPIAASFSVKRRWDDDVVFKNQARGETKTPKRFINDTVRNDFHRKFLHKYMK, encoded by the exons ATGACGACTGCAGCTCGACCCACATGGGCTCCTGCAAAAGGTGGTAATGAACAAGGTGGTACTCGGATTTTTGGTCCATCCCAGAAGTACTCATCAAGGGACATTGCGTCGCATACAACTCTAAAACCCAG GAGGGATGGCCAGGACACCCAGGAAGAACTGCACAAGAGGAACCTCCAGGAGGAGCTGGAAGACCGTGAGAGGAGGCATTTTTCATCGAAGGATAAATATAGTT ATGACAGAGATCGCAGCAAGAGAGGAAGCCAGCTTTTGTTGGAAG GGACAAGAAGGGACACTGAAGACCGCATTGTACCACGTAATGTAGATGCTGATGATTCTGATTTGGATGTCAAAAGTGATGATGACAG TGATGAAGATGATGATGATGATGAGGATGATACAGAAGCTCTTTTGGCTGAGCTCGAACAAATAAAGAGGGAAAGAGCAGAGGAGAAGAAGCGAAAG GAAGAACTACAGTTGGCAGAAGAGCTTAAAGTCAAGGAAGCAGAGCTTCTCAAAGGAAACCCATTGCTTAATAATCCAATAGCCGCTTCTTTCAGTGTGAAAAGAAG ATGGGATGATGATGTGGTATTCAAAAATCAGGCCCGTGGTGAAACCAAAACTCCCAAGCGCTTCATCAATGACACAGTGAGGAATGACTTCCACCGCAAGTTTCTGCATAAATACATGAAGTAA
- the LOC101295151 gene encoding uncharacterized protein LOC101295151 — protein MERRSGERRLISHVQLQCNRQYRSQSRSSRRRDLRGDGEHDEAGRRSPPSLRCRPQSLEDNCAQKIVETTQYHPDVSKEEGVSENGGLLLKKAIVKKRVEQCKRP, from the exons ATGGAAAGACGATCTGGAGAAAGACGATTGATCAGCCATGTCCAGCTCCAATGCAATCGACAGTATCGCAGCCAATCCAGGTCGTCGCGCCGACGAGATCTGCGTGGTGACGGTGAGCATGACGAAGCCGGTCGCCGTTCTCCACCAAGTTTACGATGCCGACCACAAAGTCTCGAAGATAACTGTGCCCAGAAAATCGTCGAGACAACTCAG TATCATCCAGATGTTAGCAAGGAGGAGGGGGTAAGTGAAAATGGTGGTCTGTTGTTGAAGAAAGCGATCGTGAAGAAGAGGGTCGAGCAGTGCAAGAGGCCTTAA
- the LOC101302098 gene encoding uncharacterized protein LOC101302098: MTHLHKARTASILKWVSSNFDETHSRLLGIKAKPIGSFPNAQTPRLYRTKRTPVTENGRNAGRISRAVQQEAQAALLDYLYWNRGLHFADAENMSKNSPHFLNKLLKCVGNVKEVRQSVSRYLLYNPLNEFEPFFESLGLEPSEYVHFLPSNSMFLDHEKLLLHNYAVLCQYGVACNRIGKIYKEATRVFQYDFKVLQSKLRAYEELGLGRYALVKFIVASPYLLVGDVDEAFVEVLEILRSLGFETSWVRGNILESKSYNWGQMLGVLSLLREIGCNNKQLGVLLGQHPDILFEASGGGTFLLIGIFLKFGCTMSQICSMFLQFPQIEVTKFISNMRRCFSFLNEIKMGFTEIGKIVQSHPLLLGSIALKSTNTLLLNLKIGKKELSRYIQENPQEMKNWVFGRTLGPLEL, encoded by the coding sequence ATGACCCATTTGCATAAGGCCAGAACAGCATCCATTCTCAAATGGGTTTCTTCAAATTTTGATGAAACCCACTCCAGACTGTTAGGAATCAAAGCAAAGCCAATTGGGTCTTTCCCAAATGCCCAAACCCCTAGACTTTACAGAACTAAAAGGACCCCTGTAACTGAGAATGGCAGAAATGCTGGTAGAATTTCTCGTGCTGTTCAACAAGAGGCGCAAGCTGCATTGTTGGACTATTTGTATTGGAATAGAGGCTTGCACTTTGCGGATGCAGAGAATATGAGCAAAAACTCGCCGCATTTTCTCAACAAGCTTTTGAAATGTGTTGGTAATGTGAAGGAAGTCCGGCAGTCGGTTTCCCGGTATTTGCTTTACAACCCTCTTAATGAATTTGAGCCTTTCTTTGAGAGCTTGGGGTTGGAACCTTCTGAGTATGTTCACTTTCTTCCTTCTAATTCGATGTTCCTTGATCATGAGAAGTTGTTGCTTCACAATTATGCTGTGTTGTGTCAATATGGGGTTGCGTGTAATAGGATAGGGAAAATATACAAGGAAGCTACAAGAGTTTTTCAATATGATTTTAAGGTTTTGCAATCCAAACTTCGAGCTTATGAAGAACTCGGTCTTGGTCGATATGCTTTAGTTAAGTTCATTGTTGCTAGTCCTTATTTGTTAGTTGGGGATGTAGATGAGGCATTTGTTGAGGTATTGGAGATACTGAGGAGTCTTGGATTTGAAACCAGTTGGGTTCGGGGGAACATTTTGGAATCGAAATCCTATAATTGGGGACAGATGCTTGGAGTTCTGAGTCTTCTTAGGGAGATTGGTTGCAATAACAAGCAGTTGGGTGTATTACTTGGCCAGCATCCAGATATTCTGTTTGAGGCTTCAGGGGGAGGGACATTTTTACTAATTGGAATCTTTCTGAAATTTGGTTGCACAATGAGCCAGATATGTTCAATGTTTCTGCAGTTTCCGCAAATTGAAGTTACGAAATTTATTTCAAATATGAGGAGATGTTTTTCATTCCTGAATGAAATCAAAATGGGGTTTACAGAAATAGGGAAGATTGTGCAGTCTCATCCCCTGCTACTGGGTTCCATTGCGTTGAAAAGTACAAACACCTTGCTTCTTAACTTGAAGATCGGGAAGAAGGAGCTGTCTAGATACATCCAGGAGAACCCGCAAGAAATGAAGAATTGGGTATTTGGTAGAACACTTGGCCCATTAGAGCTGTAG
- the LOC101302386 gene encoding uncharacterized protein LOC101302386 gives MTYLHKLNNASILKWVSSNIAQNHLRPSRTPLQPIGYFLSSYTIELYNTKTSFKAEKPEMLDITSTSTGRNGGGTSRVILKEAQAALLEYLHCTRGFQFMDAENMSKNSPQFLNKLLRSIDGKIDKDIGGLISRYLRYHPINEFEPFFESLGLKPSEYIPHLPCNLMFLADDGLLLHNYTVLSSYGVARSKIGKIFKEAREVFRYDFEVLLSKLQAYEELGLSQFALVKFIVCSPYILVGDVNVPFVKLLEKLKCLGFKTHWIERNLSEDNSYSWSRILEVLRLFDEMGCSNKQLVELLGQHPDILFESSGERTLSLIGFLLKFGSTRSQICSMFLQFPQIQIVQFVLNLRKCVLVLNEIEMEVAEIQKIVCSHPLLLGLCALKSTNSLLSYLKIGKKRLSRYIQENPEALKKWVLGRRVEPLPDSEEDSKGKRVKFLLDVGFVANSNKMEVALKLFRGKGGELQDRFNCLVNAGLNRQDVCDMIKVSPQILNQQRDVLQMKIDVLVNHLGYPVSSLVNFPSYLSYTTQRVKLRVFMYNWLRGQGTISPTLALSTVVAMAEKQFLSQYVNHHPCGPQVWIASIPNWVSSIFHEYHLTSPRTLFHPIGVFPNVQIPRLYSTKMAPEIENHEILVETSTAKGRKGTHSHRYIQKEMQAALLEYLHSTRGLQFIDAENISKNCPHFIDKLFKRVDCEREIRKSMARFLRYHPINEFEPFFESLGLEPSEYVSLLPCNLMYLIDDELLLHNYTVLSYYGIPPNKVGKIYREAREVFRYDFQVLASKLQAYEELGLSRSALVHYVVGSPELLLGDVNAAFVSVFKKLKSIGFESNGMEGNLKEDNTYYWSRMLEVFSLFSEMGCSDEQSGKLLRHNPDILFESSGETTVSLIGLLQKFGFTKRELCSMFLQFPQIPVAKFVANLRQCILFLDEIDMKAAEIGKIVHSHTLLLGLCSLKKTKSLLDTLNVGKKRLSRYIQENPEELKNWVWGRRVESFPNSGDEVRSKAQRTKFLLDIGFVENSNKMKAALKACRGNGVELQERFDCIVKAGLDRKDVCEMVRSSPQILNQTTDVIEMKINCLVNELGYPIWSLLTAKRLLSYKMERVKLRVRMFNWLKDHGIADPGLSLSTLISCSESYFIKTYVHRHPAGPQVWHDLKNEIESDW, from the exons ATGACCTATTTGCATAAACTCAATAATGCATCAATTCTCAAATGGGTTTCTTCAAATATTGCTCAAAACCACCTTAGGCCTTCAAGAACCCCACTTCAGCCAATTGGGTATTTCCTCAGTTCTTATACCATTGAGCTTTACAATACCAAAACAAGTTTTAAAGCTGAAAAACCTGAAATGTTGGATATTACTTCGACTTCCACTGGAAGAAATGGAGGTGGAACTTCTAGAGTTATTCTGAAAGAAGCCCAGGCTGCATTGTTGGAGTATTTGCATTGTACTAGGGGCTTCCAGTTCATGGATGCAGAGAATATGAGTAAAAACTCACCGCAGTTTCTTAACAAGCTTTTAAGAAGTATTGATGGTAAAATTGATAAGGATATTGGGGGGTTGATTTCCCGGTATTTGAGGTATCACCCCATTAATGAATTTGAGCCTTTCTTTGAGAGCTTGGGCTTGAAACCTTCAGAGTATATCCCCCACCTTCCATGTAATTTGATGTTCTTGGCCGATGATGGTTTGTTGCTTCACAATTATACTGTTTTGAGTAGTTATGGGGTTGCACGCAGTAAGATAGGGAAGATTTTTAAAGAAGCAAGAGAAGTGTTTCGATATGATTTTGAGGTTTTGCTATCGAAACTTCAGGCTTATGAAGAACTAGGTCTTAGCCAATTTGCTTTAGTTAAGTTTATTGTTTGCAGCCCATATATTTTAGTTGGGGATGTAAATGTGCCATTTGTTAAGTTACTAGAAAAGTTGAAATGTTTGGGATTCAAGACCCATTGGATTGAAAGGAATTTATCAGAAGACAATTCTTATAGTTGGAGCAGGATACTTGAGGTGCTAAGGTTGTTCGATGAAATGGGTTGCAGCAACAAGCAGTTGGTTGAACTTCTGGGCCAGCATCCGGATATTTTGTTTGAAAGTTCCGGAGAAAGGACACTTTCGTTAATTGGGTTCTTACTGAAGTTTGGATCCACAAGGAGCCAAATATGTTCAATGTTTCTGCAGTTCCCACAAATTCAGATTGTGCAATTTGTTCTGAATTTGAGGAAATGCGTTTTGGTCCTAAATGAGATTGAGATGGAGGTTGCAGAGATTCAGAAGATTGTGTGTTCACACCCCCTGCTACTGGGTTTGTGTGCTCTGAAAAGCACTAACAGCTTACTTTCTTACTTAAAGATTGGGAAGAAGCGTCTGTCTAGGTACATACAGGAGAACCCAGAAGCATTGAAGAAATGGGTTCTAGGTAGAAGAGTTGAGCCACTTCCAGACTCGGAAGAGGACTCAAAGGGAAAGAGAGTTAAGTTCTTGTTAGATGTAGGATTTGTAGCGAACTCGAACAAAATGGAAGTAGCACTAAAGCTATTCCGAGGCAAGGGAGGGGAACTTCAAGACAGATTTAATTGTCTAGTGAATGCTGGTTTAAATCGCCAAGATGTCTGTGATATGATTAAAGTATCTCCTCAGATTCTTAACCAGCAAAGGGATGTGTTACAAATGAAGATTGATGTTCTTGTAAATCATCTGGGATATCCTGTATCATCGTTGGTGAACTTCCCATCATATCTATCCTATACAACTCAAAGGGTCAAGCTTAGAGTATTCATGTACAATTGGCTCAGAGGTCAAGGAACAATATCCCCTACGCTTGCCTTGAGCACTGTTGTGGCAATGGCAGAGAAACAATTTTTATCACAATATGTAAATCATCATCCTTGTGGTCCTCAAGTTTG GATAGCATCTATTCCCAACTGGGTTTCTTCTATTTTTCATGAATATCACCTTACATCACCAAGAACCCTGTTTCACCCAATTGGGGTTTTCCCCAATGTCCAAATCCCTAGACTTTACAGCACAAAAATGGCCCCTGAAATTGAAAACCATGAAATTTTGGTTGAAACTTCGACTGCTAAGGGCAGAAAGGGTACTCATAGTCATCGTTACATTCAAAAAGAAATGCAAGCGGCATTGTTGGAGTATTTGCATAGCACTAGAGGCTTACAGTTCATTGATGCTGAGAATATTAGTAAAAACTGCCCACATTTTATAGACAAGCTTTTCAAAAGGGTTGATTGTGAGAGAGAGATTCGGAAGTCCATGGCTCGCTTCTTGCGTTACCACCCTATTAATGAATTTGAACCCTTCTTCGAGAGCTTGGGTTTGGAACCTTCCGAGTATGTTTCTCTTCTTCCCTGCAATTTGATGTATTTGATTGATGATGAGTTGTTGCTCCATAACTATACTGTTTTGTCTTATTATGGGATTCCACCGAATAAGGTTGGAAAGATTTACAGGGAAGCAAGAGAGGTCTTTCGATATGATTTTCAGGTTTTGGCATCAAAACTTCAAGCTTATGAAGAACTGGGTCTTAGTCGATCTGCTTTAGTTCACTATGTTGTTGGTAGTCCTGAACTTTTGCTTGGGGATGTCAATGCAGCATTTGTTTCGGTATTCAAAAAACTGAAGAGTATTGGATTTGAAAGTAATGGGATGGAGGGGAATTTAAAGGAAGATAACACTTATTATTGGAGCCGGATGCTTGAAGTTTTTAGTTTGTTTAGTGAGATGGGTTGCAGTGATGAGCAGTCGGGCAAGCTACTTCGCCACAACCCAGATATTTTATTTGAAAGTTCGGGGGAAACGACAGTCTCACTGATTGGGTTGTTACAGAAGTTTGGATTTACAAAGAGAGAGTTATGTTCAATGTTTTTACAATTTCCACAGATTCCGGTAGCAAAATTTGTTGCGAATTTAAGACAATGCATTTTGTTTCTGGATGAGATTGACATGAAGGCTGCAGAGATCGGGAAGATTGTGCATTCTCACACGCTGCTACTGGGTTTGTGCTCTTTGAAAAAAACTAAAAGCTTACTTGACACTTTGAATGTTGGGAAGAAACGATTGTCTCGGTACATCCAGGAGAACCCAGAAGAATTAAAAAACTGGGTTTGGGGTAGAAGAGTTGAATCATTTCCAAATTCGGGAGATGAAGTTAGATCAAAGGCTCAAAGGACTAAGTTCTTATTAGACATAGGATTTGTAGAAAACTCCAACAAAATGAAAGCAGCCCTGAAGGCATGTCGAGGCAACGGAGTGGAGCTTCAGGAAAGATTTGATTGTATTGTAAAAGCTGGTTTGGATCGGAAGGATGTCTGTGAAATGGTTCGATCAAGCCCTCAAATTCTGAACCAGACAACGGATGTGATTGAAATGAAGATCAACTGTCTTGTAAATGAATTGGGCTATCCCATATGGTCCTTGTTGACCGCCAAAAGATTACTTTCCTATAAAATGGAAAGGGTCAAGCTTAGGGTTCGCATGTTCAATTGGCTCAAAGATCATGGAATAGCTGATCCTGGTCTTTCGTTGAGCACTCTTATTTCTTGCTCAGAGAGTTATTTTATAAAGACTTATGTACATCGTCATCCTGCCGGTCCTCAAGTTTGGCATGATCTGAAGAATGAAATTGAATCCGATTGGTAA